The following proteins are co-located in the Limanda limanda chromosome 5, fLimLim1.1, whole genome shotgun sequence genome:
- the LOC133002373 gene encoding uncharacterized protein LOC133002373: MALAVIEKITRKCHEIERALTQGICGERERRSIESCERNLGRIEDLLSPETNNELKSSLAELKNLVGTHFQAGEDRSFSVGRIRSGRTGRPAIDVTREQIEFLLAQGNTIAKTAEILGCSSSFLYKKSKLMGIPVRSMRPAIDDGGLEQHVRQLQGQYPNSGNEIIRALLRTRGVFVTQSRVREMLTRVNPTAAARRWSRTVARRVYHVPYPNSLWHIDGNMRLIRWGFVTHGAIDGYSRLITYLSCSTDNRSTTVLSQFLKATCLYALPSRVRSDHGGENILVALFMHLVQGLEHRGFITGRSVHNQRIERLWRDVFLHVLQHFYHMFYSLEDSEVLNPDNDVHRLSLHIVYLPEIQKRLEQFRQAWNLHPLRTENNRTPTQLWTEGMLRNIATDSTAVNNVFGENPYSDQNIEAILAQYGIQTLPTLDEEEFPAVRVEPPQLILTRQQQTSVHNAIQHFSDLKIKYQACCTAIVSILQTDQV, encoded by the exons ATGGCGTTGGCTGTAATCGAAAAAATCACCAGAAAATGCCATGAAATTGAACGAGCCCTCACACAGGGGatttgtggagagagagaacgtcGTTCGATTGAAAGCTGTGAAAGAAATCTCGGAAGAATTGAAGATTTGCTATCACCAGAGACCAACAACGAACTCAAAAGCAGTTTGGCTGAACTGAAAAATCTAGTAGGCACACATTTCCAGGCTGGGGAAGACCGAAGTTTCTCTGTCGGGCGCATTCGTTCAG ggAGAACAGGCCGACCAGCTATTGATGTTACCAGAGAACAGATAGAATTTCTGCTGGCGCAAGGCAATACAATTGCAAAAACTGCTGAAATACTTGGGTGTTCCTCATCATTTCTGTACAAGAAGTCAAAGTTGATGGGTATACCTGTCAGAAGTATGCGGCCTGCAATAGATGATGGTGGACTAGAACAACATGTGAGGCAACTTCAGGGCCAATATCCTAATTCTGGAAATGAG ATTATTCGAGCCCTGTTGCGCACACGGGGTGTCTTTGTTACACAGTCCAGAGTGCGTGAGATGTTGACACGGGTGAATCCAACTGCTGCTGCAAGGAGATGGAGCCGGACAGTTGCAAGACGTGTTTATCATGTACCTTACCCCAACAGTTTGTGGCACATTGATGGGAACATGCGTCTGATAAG ATGGGGCTTTGTCACTCATGGTGCAATTGATGGATACTCCCGTCTGATTACTTacctcagctgcagcacagacaatCGTTCCACAACAGTGCTTTCTCAGTTTTTGAAAGCAACCTGCCTCTACGCCCTACCATCAAGAGTTAGATCTGACCATGGTGGTGAAAACATCCTTGTGGCTTTATTCATGCATCTAGTTCAAGGACTTGAACACAGAGGTTTCATAACCGGACGATCAGTTCACAATCAGAGAATTGAACGCCTTTGGCGTGATGTATTTTTGCATGTGTTGCAGCACTTTTACCATATGTTCTACTCCTTAGAGGATTCAGAGGTTCTAAACCCAGATAATGATGTCCACAGACTATCACTGCATATTGTTTATCTTCCGGAGATCCAGAAAAGACTGGAGCAGTTTAGACAGGCCTGGAACCTCCATCCGTTGAGAACAGAAAATAATCGCACACCAACTCAACTCTGGACAGAGGGCATGCTCAGAAATATTGCCACAGACAGCACAGCTGTCAACAATGTGTTTGGGGAAAATCCCTACAGCGACCAAAACATTGAGGCCATCCTAGCGCAGTACGGAATTCAAACACTGCCTACACTTGACGAGGAAGAGTTCCCAGCTGTAAGGGTAGAGCCACCTCAACTCATCCTCACTCGGCAACAACAGACATCTGTGCACAATGCAATCCAACACTTTTCTGATCTGAAGATTAAATATCAGGCTTGCTGTACTGCAATTGTCAGTATTTTGCAAACTGATCAGGTATAG